The Thalassoroseus pseudoceratinae genome has a segment encoding these proteins:
- a CDS encoding ornithine cyclodeaminase, producing the protein MADSFEEEVELSGHIVDSLLLPKVLDEITASGGEFEIREMQVGHGRTDPSYARLLVKALTTDLLEEILTQIAHHGAVTTNPIDCELATADMDGAFPENFYATTNEDTDIRVNGEWIRVDPQEMDCGVVVDLGEKAARCVPMSDIQKGQTVVVGRAGTRVRPVGRDQGTRDAFGFMQSTVSTEKPKAATIREIAHAMRRAREGDGRILLVGGPAIVHTGSREHLSNMIRDGFINVLFAGNALATHDIEQSFFDTSLGVSMSDGGSIEEGHEHHLRSINRIRRAGSIANAVEQGTLQSGIMYECVRNEVPFLLAGSIRDDGPLPDVITDTIEAQQKMREMINGVTFALMIATTLHSIAVGNLLPARVKVVCVDINPSTVTKLADRGTFQTIGLVTDVEPFLRVLVDELKQPGG; encoded by the coding sequence ATGGCGGATTCATTCGAAGAAGAGGTCGAACTCAGCGGACATATCGTCGACAGTTTACTGTTGCCGAAGGTGCTCGATGAGATCACGGCATCCGGTGGTGAGTTTGAGATCCGTGAGATGCAGGTCGGTCACGGTCGGACAGATCCCAGCTATGCCCGGCTGCTTGTGAAGGCATTGACAACGGACTTGCTAGAAGAGATTCTGACCCAGATTGCCCATCACGGTGCCGTTACGACGAATCCGATTGATTGCGAACTGGCGACCGCAGACATGGACGGTGCGTTTCCTGAGAACTTCTACGCCACCACCAACGAGGACACAGACATTCGCGTGAACGGCGAATGGATTCGAGTCGATCCTCAGGAGATGGATTGTGGTGTGGTTGTCGATCTCGGCGAAAAGGCCGCACGCTGCGTGCCGATGTCTGATATCCAGAAAGGGCAAACGGTGGTTGTGGGCCGAGCCGGGACAAGGGTTCGGCCGGTCGGCCGCGATCAAGGGACCCGCGATGCGTTCGGGTTCATGCAAAGCACCGTATCGACGGAGAAACCGAAGGCCGCCACAATTCGCGAAATTGCTCACGCCATGCGTCGGGCCCGTGAGGGGGATGGACGAATTTTGCTGGTTGGGGGGCCGGCGATCGTGCACACCGGCAGTCGCGAGCATCTCAGCAACATGATCCGCGATGGGTTCATCAATGTGCTATTTGCCGGAAATGCGTTGGCCACGCACGACATCGAGCAATCGTTCTTCGATACGAGTCTCGGCGTCTCGATGTCTGACGGCGGTTCAATCGAGGAAGGACACGAGCATCATTTGCGTTCGATCAATCGGATTCGGCGAGCGGGGAGCATTGCTAACGCGGTCGAACAAGGAACGCTGCAAAGCGGCATCATGTATGAATGCGTACGAAATGAGGTGCCGTTTCTTCTTGCCGGCAGTATTCGGGACGATGGTCCCCTGCCCGACGTCATCACCGACACGATTGAAGCCCAGCAAAAGATGCGGGAGATGATTAACGGTGTGACGTTCGCGTTGATGATCGCCACAACGCTTCACAGCATCGCAGTGGGAAATCTTCTGCCAGCACGAGTCAAAGTCGTTTGTGTGGATATCAATCCAAGTACCGTCACGAAACTCGCCGACCGTGGGACGTTCCAAACGATCGGACTGGTGACGGATGTCGAACCATTTCTGCGTGTCCTTGTCGACGAGTTAAAGCAACCCGGTGGTTGA
- the pilM gene encoding type IV pilus assembly protein PilM, which produces MAETGGGVWGIEIGQAGLKAVRLRYAEAANQVVAVAFDYIAHPKILSQPDAVPEELIPQALTEFLSRNTVQGDQVVISVPGQTALAKFVNLPPVPGNKVAEIVKYEAKQTIPFALEDVIWDYQVLSAGSEESDFLLDAEVGIFAMKRDEIAARLKYFQAQKIEPDGIQMAPLALYNMVSYDKMGLRLDGDKEPTDEYNIVLDMGADNTTLVVTNGAKIWIRNVPIGGNHFTRALTKEMKLTFAKAEHLKCNATKAPDPRAVFQALRPVFNDYVSEIQRSIGYFSSVNRSAKIKQVIGVGNGFKLAGLQKFLHQNLQYDVVRLSKYDELAGDAVTGSSMFQENILTFAVPYGLALQGLKLTRIHTTLLPPEIVTARKIRAKKPWAAAAAAALLGGIALSGIGFAQVAKSVSEDRFGDAEKAVENFQSKVSGYQSSYQAEQSTHAGIMEKGAVLIQNLESRTQWLELYKAINEALPKEEVDSNQSDLKQQNRIHIQSITQEHMDDLKTWYAGLSETAALYMKEADRKPPEGPGFVVTIRGYHFHANGHKFQEATFLKNLQDWRAEDGFPIREIGISHATLIDTQDSKWLYNPDLRIQKMLESRQTGGGRGRFGEGGGPMRFNPGNPMEGGGPGSGLSPEDQKLLDSSTKVTEWKFVLQFVWQPTPLGERDLNNLLWQLLSQNPEATMTEATEQVTAYNEELKKRKLVGEDTEKQEIELTEEKFTAFKTKHFDTEAVMPSAAAPTMGGGGMDGGGGMMPGGHGGY; this is translated from the coding sequence ATGGCCGAAACTGGTGGCGGAGTTTGGGGAATCGAAATCGGTCAAGCCGGTTTGAAAGCCGTCCGCCTACGGTACGCCGAAGCGGCGAATCAGGTGGTGGCGGTGGCGTTTGACTACATTGCCCATCCGAAGATTCTGAGTCAGCCCGATGCTGTGCCGGAAGAACTGATTCCCCAGGCACTTACGGAATTCCTGTCCCGAAATACGGTTCAAGGTGACCAGGTCGTCATCAGTGTGCCCGGTCAAACCGCTCTCGCGAAGTTCGTGAACCTGCCACCGGTGCCGGGTAACAAAGTCGCCGAGATCGTCAAGTACGAAGCCAAACAGACGATCCCATTTGCGTTGGAAGACGTGATTTGGGATTACCAAGTGCTCTCAGCTGGTAGCGAGGAAAGCGACTTCCTCCTCGACGCTGAAGTCGGCATCTTCGCGATGAAGCGGGATGAGATTGCCGCTCGTCTGAAGTATTTCCAGGCTCAAAAGATCGAGCCGGACGGTATCCAGATGGCTCCGCTGGCCCTGTATAACATGGTCAGTTACGACAAAATGGGGTTGCGGCTGGATGGCGACAAAGAACCGACGGATGAATACAACATCGTCCTCGACATGGGAGCCGATAACACGACGCTGGTGGTCACCAACGGTGCAAAGATTTGGATCCGCAACGTACCGATCGGCGGCAATCACTTTACTCGCGCTCTGACGAAGGAAATGAAATTGACCTTCGCCAAAGCAGAACACCTCAAGTGTAACGCGACCAAAGCGCCGGACCCACGAGCCGTGTTCCAGGCGTTGCGACCGGTCTTCAATGACTACGTTTCAGAAATTCAACGGTCGATCGGCTACTTCTCCAGCGTTAATCGAAGTGCGAAGATCAAACAGGTGATTGGGGTCGGGAACGGTTTCAAACTCGCCGGTTTGCAAAAGTTCTTGCATCAGAATTTGCAGTACGACGTCGTCCGGTTGTCCAAATACGATGAACTCGCGGGTGATGCGGTCACTGGCAGTTCAATGTTCCAAGAGAACATTCTCACGTTCGCGGTTCCCTACGGCTTGGCGTTGCAGGGGCTGAAGCTCACGCGGATTCATACCACGTTGCTGCCGCCGGAAATCGTGACCGCTCGGAAGATTCGGGCGAAGAAACCGTGGGCCGCCGCTGCTGCAGCCGCGTTGCTCGGCGGAATCGCGTTGTCTGGTATTGGTTTCGCCCAGGTTGCGAAGTCGGTCAGCGAGGATCGCTTCGGCGATGCTGAGAAGGCCGTCGAGAATTTCCAATCGAAAGTCAGCGGTTATCAAAGCTCATATCAGGCGGAGCAAAGCACGCACGCCGGCATCATGGAAAAGGGTGCCGTCCTGATTCAAAACCTGGAATCACGAACGCAGTGGCTAGAGCTTTACAAAGCGATCAACGAAGCCCTTCCGAAAGAGGAAGTCGATTCCAATCAAAGCGACCTCAAACAGCAGAATCGGATCCACATTCAGTCGATCACTCAAGAACACATGGATGATCTGAAAACGTGGTACGCCGGGCTGAGTGAGACAGCCGCGCTCTACATGAAAGAAGCCGATCGCAAACCTCCCGAGGGGCCGGGGTTCGTGGTGACGATTCGTGGATATCACTTCCATGCGAACGGCCACAAGTTCCAAGAAGCAACCTTTCTGAAGAATCTTCAGGATTGGCGTGCAGAAGATGGCTTCCCGATTCGGGAAATCGGAATCAGCCATGCCACGTTGATCGATACCCAGGATTCAAAGTGGCTGTATAACCCGGATCTTCGCATCCAAAAGATGCTGGAGAGTCGTCAAACCGGTGGCGGCCGTGGCCGTTTCGGGGAAGGGGGGGGACCAATGCGGTTCAATCCTGGTAACCCGATGGAAGGGGGCGGTCCCGGGAGTGGTCTCTCACCGGAGGACCAAAAACTCTTGGACAGTTCCACGAAGGTCACTGAGTGGAAATTTGTCCTGCAATTCGTATGGCAACCGACCCCACTTGGCGAACGCGACTTGAACAACTTGCTGTGGCAATTGCTGTCACAAAATCCGGAAGCCACCATGACGGAGGCGACCGAACAAGTGACTGCTTACAACGAAGAGCTTAAGAAACGGAAACTCGTCGGTGAGGATACCGAGAAACAAGAGATCGAGTTGACCGAAGAGAAGTTCACAGCGTTCAAGACCAAGCACTTTGATACCGAAGCCGTCATGCCAAGTGCCGCCGCTCCAACCATGGGTGGGGGTGGTATGGATGGCGGGGGCGGCATGATGCCCGGTGGTCACGGTGGATATTGA
- a CDS encoding glycoside hydrolase family 38 N-terminal domain-containing protein, translating to MTIRSVTVLIPCHSLEDFPTELPDDQATSLLNAFAVAWHPRLLAASGALPTWDRSDEPPDDLDERLFIVPTACEEWLPGGWVEHAELQGAIVISGLSDRSEMLAEIERILGSEKTTDSEFVADFLALGTCWLQMELLTRHMHHYSNLDEVHLEREAVTAATAVENNDHETAKKHLKNAFEELLEARERFYPIGCYIIDLCLLIPRLADEQSDALNQLMEADYSVNFVTSAEDWQAIADNHSELVERVKSRWTEDRVDLIGGDLREAPLTSMPIGSVLWEFDQGRRRFQQLFNRTPVVWGRRRYGLSGQLPQILSKSAFEGALHLVMDDGLYPEEDASKIRWEGIDGSGIDAVCRFPLTAEGAASFLRFPLLMAESMEQDQSAAVLFARWPEVKSPWLGDLHRMNRYAPVLGEFVTLTKFFRDTDQPVRVSNFEAKEYAPPFFIQTAARLLPDPLSRFADHVSRRERFEAGQWCSAMSKVLIGQPVDDNQTAEIEELVEKSNPDAEAEDKSNVDEKLNSFVQSAGRELSQIILHGADNQPGLLLINTLSETRTEPIALDDWPNPPAISGPVKAVQFDNMRRTAILEIPGSGFVWLPRDGAVSKSKSEPAMAEENVLRNEFFEVSINPTTGGIARIKNYGRVPNRLSQQLAYRFPHERQIPVGDDGYTEPSYYSRMVCRDLSITSTGPAVGEIVTTGDLLDDATDTVLAEYRQTVRVSRFRRVVDVDIELTPRKTPDADPWTNYYAARFAWHDPGAVLTRAIQQGAHGIMGERFESTDYLEIASDDDRTTILFHGLPSHRKTDTRMLDSLLITQGESRRQFKLSIAVDEPYPMQATRAAQTPIVMVPTEVGPPKSGNTGWLFHINAKNAQVLRVLPAMSDSKNPEWTANGFALRLLETEGRSRNVVIRCFRNPQKARTRDFQGRTLDTLVVKDDQVHLPIAPYEIADVEFEF from the coding sequence ATGACCATCCGGAGCGTTACCGTTCTCATTCCCTGCCACAGTCTGGAAGACTTTCCCACAGAGCTTCCCGATGATCAGGCGACCAGTCTGCTGAATGCCTTTGCGGTCGCCTGGCATCCGCGGTTACTCGCTGCAAGTGGTGCGTTGCCGACTTGGGATCGATCCGACGAACCGCCGGACGATCTCGACGAACGGTTGTTCATCGTTCCCACGGCATGTGAAGAATGGCTTCCCGGCGGTTGGGTCGAACATGCCGAACTTCAGGGAGCGATTGTCATCTCCGGGCTATCCGACCGATCGGAAATGCTGGCGGAAATTGAGCGGATTTTGGGGTCAGAGAAGACAACGGACTCCGAATTTGTCGCTGACTTCCTTGCACTGGGCACGTGCTGGTTGCAAATGGAATTGCTCACGCGGCATATGCATCATTATAGCAATCTCGATGAGGTTCATCTCGAACGTGAGGCCGTCACCGCGGCTACCGCTGTCGAGAACAACGACCACGAAACGGCAAAGAAGCACCTCAAGAATGCGTTTGAAGAGTTGCTAGAGGCGCGGGAGCGATTCTACCCGATCGGTTGCTACATCATCGATCTTTGTTTGCTCATCCCACGATTGGCCGATGAGCAGTCGGACGCTCTGAATCAGTTGATGGAAGCCGATTACTCGGTCAATTTCGTGACGTCGGCCGAAGATTGGCAAGCCATCGCGGATAATCACAGTGAACTCGTTGAACGTGTGAAGTCACGTTGGACCGAGGACCGCGTGGATCTCATCGGCGGCGATCTTCGGGAAGCCCCGCTCACCTCCATGCCGATCGGTTCGGTTCTTTGGGAATTTGACCAAGGACGCCGCCGGTTTCAGCAACTCTTCAACCGCACACCGGTCGTATGGGGACGGCGACGATATGGTTTGTCGGGGCAGTTGCCACAAATCCTTTCGAAATCAGCATTTGAAGGGGCACTCCATCTAGTGATGGATGATGGTTTATATCCAGAAGAAGATGCCAGCAAAATTCGCTGGGAAGGGATTGATGGAAGCGGAATCGATGCGGTTTGCCGATTTCCTCTCACGGCCGAAGGTGCCGCAAGTTTCCTGCGGTTCCCGCTATTGATGGCGGAGTCGATGGAGCAAGACCAATCGGCGGCCGTATTGTTCGCTCGTTGGCCGGAGGTCAAATCGCCGTGGCTCGGTGATCTTCACCGGATGAATCGCTACGCCCCCGTCCTGGGCGAATTTGTCACGCTCACGAAGTTCTTTCGCGATACCGATCAACCGGTTCGCGTCTCGAACTTCGAGGCGAAAGAATACGCCCCACCGTTTTTCATTCAAACAGCGGCCCGTTTGCTGCCCGATCCACTGAGCCGATTCGCCGATCACGTTTCCCGACGAGAACGGTTCGAAGCAGGCCAATGGTGTTCGGCGATGTCGAAAGTACTGATCGGCCAACCAGTCGACGATAACCAAACCGCGGAAATCGAAGAACTCGTTGAGAAATCCAACCCCGACGCGGAAGCGGAAGACAAAAGCAACGTCGACGAAAAGCTTAATTCCTTTGTGCAGTCCGCCGGACGTGAACTGTCTCAGATCATCCTGCATGGAGCGGATAATCAACCGGGACTCCTGTTAATCAACACGCTCAGCGAGACGCGGACCGAGCCAATCGCCTTGGATGACTGGCCGAATCCACCGGCGATTAGCGGACCGGTGAAAGCCGTACAGTTCGACAACATGCGACGGACCGCAATTCTCGAGATTCCCGGTTCTGGGTTCGTTTGGCTTCCACGTGATGGAGCGGTCTCCAAATCCAAGTCGGAACCCGCGATGGCGGAGGAAAATGTGCTTCGGAACGAGTTTTTCGAAGTGAGCATCAACCCTACCACCGGCGGGATCGCGCGAATCAAGAACTACGGGCGGGTTCCGAATCGGCTCAGTCAGCAGCTCGCGTATCGTTTTCCGCACGAACGTCAGATTCCCGTTGGTGACGATGGCTACACGGAACCATCCTACTACTCGCGTATGGTCTGTCGGGATCTTTCGATCACCTCGACTGGGCCAGCGGTTGGTGAGATTGTGACGACTGGCGATTTGCTCGACGACGCCACTGACACCGTTTTGGCGGAATATCGGCAGACCGTGCGTGTCAGTCGTTTTCGACGCGTGGTCGATGTGGATATCGAATTAACACCCCGAAAAACCCCTGATGCGGACCCGTGGACCAACTACTACGCGGCTCGATTCGCGTGGCATGATCCGGGAGCCGTGTTGACGCGAGCCATTCAGCAGGGGGCACACGGGATTATGGGCGAACGGTTTGAATCGACCGATTACCTGGAAATTGCCTCCGACGACGACCGTACGACAATTCTCTTCCACGGTCTGCCAAGTCATCGAAAGACGGACACGCGAATGCTCGATTCCTTGTTGATCACGCAAGGGGAGTCACGACGCCAATTCAAGTTGTCAATCGCGGTTGACGAACCGTACCCCATGCAAGCCACACGAGCGGCCCAAACACCGATCGTCATGGTGCCAACGGAAGTCGGTCCGCCGAAATCTGGGAACACGGGTTGGCTGTTTCACATCAACGCCAAGAACGCCCAAGTGTTGCGTGTCTTGCCGGCAATGTCCGACTCGAAGAATCCCGAGTGGACCGCGAACGGTTTTGCCCTCCGTCTCCTCGAGACGGAAGGACGCAGTCGCAACGTCGTGATCCGCTGTTTTCGGAACCCACAAAAAGCCCGGACTCGTGACTTCCAAGGCCGCACGCTCGATACACTCGTCGTGAAAGACGACCAAGTCCATCTACCCATAGCCCCCTACGAAATCGCTGATGTCGAATTCGAGTTCTAG
- the cmk gene encoding (d)CMP kinase — protein MIVTIDGPAGSGKSTVARQLAQRLGFEFLDTGAMYRVVGLLWSQGERTDSAAIEVSRNVVIEFHDGRVSASGKDVTDEIRTEAASEAASIVAAIPEVRESMVRLQRLAASGRDIVTEGRDQGTVVFPKAERKFFLVAAPEERARRRFEDLRSKQTDSDPDVTEGDVLRQILERDQRDQNRDVAPLVPAEDAILIDTTQVDVETVITQLIERIQTPSR, from the coding sequence ATGATTGTGACAATCGACGGCCCGGCGGGATCGGGCAAAAGCACTGTGGCTCGGCAACTCGCACAGCGACTGGGATTCGAGTTTCTCGATACCGGTGCCATGTACCGCGTGGTTGGATTGCTATGGAGCCAAGGAGAACGAACGGATTCCGCGGCGATCGAAGTATCACGGAATGTGGTCATCGAATTCCATGACGGTCGCGTGTCGGCCAGCGGCAAGGACGTGACCGACGAAATTCGCACGGAAGCCGCCTCCGAAGCGGCCTCGATTGTCGCGGCGATTCCTGAAGTTCGTGAGTCAATGGTGCGACTGCAACGATTGGCAGCTTCGGGCAGAGACATTGTCACCGAAGGCCGCGACCAAGGCACGGTGGTCTTCCCGAAGGCGGAACGCAAGTTCTTCTTGGTCGCCGCTCCGGAAGAACGAGCCCGGCGGCGATTCGAAGACCTGCGGTCAAAGCAAACCGATTCTGATCCGGATGTCACCGAAGGTGATGTGCTCCGACAAATCCTGGAACGTGATCAGCGGGACCAGAATCGTGACGTTGCTCCACTCGTGCCCGCCGAGGATGCCATTTTGATCGACACCACTCAGGTCGATGTCGAAACCGTGATCACGCAATTGATCGAACGGATTCAAACGCCATCGCGTTGA
- a CDS encoding inorganic diphosphatase, whose translation MTHAWHDVTPGAQAPYTFMTVIEIPKGSKVKYELDKGTGLLKMDRMLYSAVHYPTSYGFIPQTLAEDDDPLDVLVLCQEAVSPLTLVESRAIGLMTMIDSGKPDHKILAVATHDPEYNSFNEAMELPQHRLSMLRRFFQDYKLLEGKAVEVDEFQPASEAYPVIEDALARYSTQRRRGF comes from the coding sequence ATGACTCACGCTTGGCATGATGTCACGCCAGGGGCTCAGGCACCATACACGTTCATGACAGTGATCGAGATCCCCAAGGGGTCGAAAGTCAAGTACGAGTTGGACAAAGGGACCGGCTTGCTCAAGATGGACCGAATGTTGTACTCCGCGGTCCATTATCCGACGAGCTATGGCTTCATTCCTCAGACCTTGGCTGAAGATGACGACCCGTTGGACGTGCTCGTTCTCTGCCAGGAAGCTGTCTCACCGTTAACACTTGTGGAGAGTCGGGCGATCGGGTTGATGACCATGATCGACAGCGGCAAGCCGGACCACAAAATTCTGGCCGTCGCCACACACGACCCGGAATACAACTCGTTTAACGAAGCGATGGAACTTCCGCAGCATCGATTGAGTATGCTTCGCCGGTTCTTCCAAGACTACAAACTCTTGGAAGGCAAAGCGGTTGAAGTGGACGAGTTCCAACCAGCGTCCGAAGCGTACCCGGTCATTGAAGATGCCTTGGCCCGATACAGTACTCAGCGGCGTCGCGGATTTTGA
- a CDS encoding BON domain-containing protein codes for MLRYRNWILGLGIMAAPGVVWGGPKDFPTAQRATSVSAEERNQRLADDVASALRSARLAGSNIDIVCGNGVCKLTGQIANAQQKAMATQLVSKVPGVTRVDNQLALMTGRAPVQQAGYNPSEKSNFVQQVGFTKPSCGTSGCADPSCSSCGTAPAMSAFSAPGAPSSGIMQASANSAPKVGNQEVAERIGVALRQANLGDQPLVIRYKNGKVVLAGSVATAEQKALAEQVAGSVYGVGQVENQIRVGSVMQASAYQQGAGGAPSAPMPMGTPPMPPTAGGYPMPGGGYPGAAPGMGMGYPGGPSGMPAAPPQYGMPGPGANPTLYNNPAMPPYAWPAQAQYPNSAAIQYPKNYSASAWPYIGPFYPYPQVPLGWRKASLEWDDGHWMLDFDSKTDRWWWFVNPKNW; via the coding sequence ATGCTCAGGTATCGGAACTGGATTCTCGGATTGGGAATCATGGCCGCCCCCGGTGTCGTCTGGGGTGGGCCGAAAGACTTCCCAACAGCACAGCGGGCAACATCTGTGTCGGCCGAGGAACGTAACCAACGGTTGGCAGACGACGTGGCTTCCGCCCTGCGGTCAGCCCGTTTGGCTGGTTCCAACATTGACATTGTTTGCGGCAACGGCGTCTGCAAATTAACTGGTCAGATTGCCAACGCTCAACAAAAAGCGATGGCGACTCAACTGGTCAGCAAAGTCCCCGGCGTCACCCGCGTGGACAACCAACTGGCTTTGATGACCGGACGCGCTCCGGTTCAACAAGCCGGTTACAACCCATCAGAGAAGAGCAACTTCGTTCAACAAGTTGGTTTCACCAAACCATCTTGCGGAACGAGCGGTTGTGCGGACCCATCTTGCTCCAGCTGTGGAACGGCACCGGCTATGTCGGCGTTTTCCGCACCTGGGGCACCGTCGAGCGGAATCATGCAAGCTTCCGCGAACTCCGCACCGAAAGTCGGCAACCAAGAAGTCGCCGAGCGAATCGGTGTTGCGTTGCGGCAAGCCAACTTGGGTGACCAGCCCCTCGTGATCCGCTACAAGAACGGCAAAGTCGTGTTGGCCGGTTCGGTCGCCACGGCTGAGCAAAAAGCTCTCGCCGAGCAAGTTGCCGGTAGCGTTTACGGCGTCGGCCAAGTCGAAAACCAAATCCGTGTTGGTTCGGTGATGCAAGCATCCGCCTACCAACAAGGTGCCGGTGGAGCACCGTCCGCACCGATGCCAATGGGAACCCCACCAATGCCGCCAACGGCCGGTGGATACCCAATGCCAGGTGGTGGTTACCCCGGAGCTGCACCCGGAATGGGAATGGGATATCCTGGTGGACCTAGTGGCATGCCTGCCGCTCCGCCACAGTACGGAATGCCGGGACCAGGAGCGAACCCCACGCTCTACAACAACCCCGCCATGCCTCCGTACGCTTGGCCAGCCCAAGCTCAATACCCGAACTCTGCCGCGATTCAATATCCGAAGAATTACTCGGCGAGTGCCTGGCCTTACATCGGACCATTCTACCCCTACCCGCAAGTCCCGCTGGGATGGCGAAAAGCCAGCTTGGAATGGGATGACGGACACTGGATGCTCGACTTCGACTCCAAGACCGATCGTTGGTGGTGGTTCGTGAATCCGAAGAACTGGTAA